One window from the genome of Corynebacterium sp. SCR221107 encodes:
- the rpsS gene encoding 30S ribosomal protein S19, which produces MPRSLKKGPFVDEHLLNKVDAQNEKGTKQVIKTWSRRSTILPDFIGHTFAVHDGRKHVPVFVDDSMVGHKLGEFAPTKTFKGHIQDKKGRR; this is translated from the coding sequence ATGCCACGTAGCCTTAAGAAGGGCCCGTTCGTCGATGAGCACCTCCTCAACAAGGTCGATGCTCAGAACGAAAAGGGCACCAAGCAGGTCATCAAGACCTGGTCCCGCCGTTCCACCATTCTGCCTGACTTCATCGGTCACACCTTCGCCGTTCACGACGGCCGCAAGCACGTGCCGGTGTTCGTGGACGACTCTATGGTCGGCCACAAGCTGGGCGAGTTCGCTCCCACCAAGACCTTCAAGGGTCACATCCAGGACAAGAAGGGACGTCGATAA
- the rplW gene encoding 50S ribosomal protein L23: MAKIADPRDIILAPVVSEKSYGLMEQNQYTFFVAPTANKTQIKIAIEQIFGVKVASVNTANREGKRKRSRSGFGTRKATKRAYVTLREGSDAIDIFGANA, from the coding sequence ATGGCTAAGATCGCAGACCCACGTGACATCATTCTCGCCCCGGTCGTGTCTGAGAAGTCTTATGGCCTGATGGAGCAGAACCAGTACACGTTCTTCGTTGCTCCTACCGCCAACAAGACCCAGATCAAGATCGCCATCGAGCAGATCTTCGGCGTTAAGGTCGCCTCCGTGAACACCGCTAACCGCGAGGGCAAGCGCAAGCGCTCCCGCTCCGGTTTCGGTACCCGTAAGGCAACCAAGCGCGCGTATGTGACGCTTCGTGAGGGCAGCGACGCTATCGACATCTTCGGCGCTAACGCCTAA
- the rplC gene encoding 50S ribosomal protein L3: MSETEIKGILGTKLGMTQIFDEDNRVVPVTVVEAGPCVVTQIRTEETDGYTAIQIAYGEIDPRKANKPATGHFKKAGVTPRRHVAEIRMDDVSGYEVGQEVTASIFEGVTFVDVTGTTKGKGYAGGMKRHGFAGQGASHGNQAAHRRVGGIGACATPGRIFKGKRMAGRMGQDRVTTQNLKVQKIDADANLILIKGAIPGIRGGIVTVKTAVKGGAHA; this comes from the coding sequence ATGAGTGAAACTGAGATCAAGGGCATTCTGGGCACCAAGCTCGGCATGACCCAGATCTTCGACGAGGATAACCGCGTTGTTCCGGTTACCGTCGTTGAAGCTGGACCATGCGTTGTCACCCAGATTCGCACCGAAGAGACTGATGGCTACACCGCCATCCAGATCGCCTACGGCGAAATCGACCCACGCAAGGCTAACAAGCCTGCAACCGGCCACTTCAAGAAGGCTGGCGTTACCCCCCGTCGCCACGTCGCCGAGATTCGTATGGACGATGTCTCCGGCTACGAGGTTGGCCAGGAAGTTACCGCGTCCATCTTCGAGGGTGTCACCTTCGTGGATGTAACCGGTACCACCAAGGGTAAGGGCTACGCCGGCGGCATGAAGCGCCACGGCTTTGCCGGCCAGGGTGCATCCCACGGTAACCAGGCTGCTCACCGCCGCGTCGGTGGCATCGGCGCCTGCGCTACCCCGGGCCGCATCTTCAAGGGCAAGCGCATGGCTGGCCGCATGGGTCAAGACCGCGTCACCACCCAGAACCTCAAGGTTCAGAAGATTGACGCCGATGCTAACCTCATCCTGATCAAGGGTGCTATCCCAGGCATCCGCGGTGGCATCGTTACCGTTAAGACCGCAGTGAAGGGCGGTGCACACGCATGA
- the rplB gene encoding 50S ribosomal protein L2: MAIRKYKPTTPGRRQSSVSMFEEITRSTPEKSLVRPLPKKGGRNVHGHITVRHKGGGHKRQYRLIDFRRNDKDGIPAKVAHIEYDPNRTANIALLHYVDGEKRYIIAPKGLKQGQMVESGANADIKVGNNLPLRNIPAGTVIHNVELKPGAGAKLARSAGASIQLLGKAGKYAVLRMPSSEIRRVDIRCRATVGEVGNADQINIRWGKAGRMRWKGVRPTVRGVVMNPVDHPHGGGEGKTSGGRHPVSPWGKKEGRTRNPNRYSNNMIVQRRRTNKSKKR, translated from the coding sequence ATGGCTATTCGTAAGTACAAGCCGACAACCCCGGGTCGCCGCCAGAGCTCCGTTTCTATGTTCGAGGAGATCACTCGCTCGACTCCAGAAAAGTCTCTGGTTCGCCCACTCCCTAAGAAGGGCGGCCGTAACGTTCACGGCCACATCACCGTTCGCCACAAGGGCGGCGGTCACAAGCGCCAGTACCGTCTCATCGACTTCCGTCGCAACGACAAGGACGGCATCCCGGCTAAGGTCGCTCACATCGAGTACGACCCGAACCGCACCGCCAACATCGCTTTGCTGCACTACGTCGATGGCGAGAAGCGCTACATCATCGCTCCTAAGGGCCTAAAGCAGGGCCAGATGGTTGAGTCCGGCGCCAACGCCGACATCAAGGTTGGCAACAACCTGCCACTGCGCAACATCCCTGCGGGTACCGTCATCCACAACGTCGAGCTCAAGCCAGGTGCTGGCGCAAAGCTCGCTCGTTCTGCCGGTGCTTCCATCCAGTTGCTCGGTAAGGCTGGCAAGTACGCAGTCCTGCGTATGCCGTCTTCCGAAATCCGCCGTGTGGACATCCGCTGCCGCGCAACCGTTGGTGAGGTCGGCAACGCTGACCAGATCAACATCCGTTGGGGCAAGGCTGGTCGCATGCGTTGGAAGGGCGTTCGCCCAACCGTCCGTGGTGTCGTTATGAACCCGGTCGACCACCCGCACGGTGGTGGTGAAGGTAAGACCTCCGGTGGTCGTCACCCAGTGTCCCCATGGGGCAAGAAGGAAGGTCGCACCCGCAACCCCAACCGTTACAGCAACAACATGATCGTGCAGCGTCGCCGCACGAACAAGAGCAAGAAGCGCTAA
- the rpsJ gene encoding 30S ribosomal protein S10, protein MAGQKIRIRLKAYDHEAIDASAKKIVETVTRTGARVVGPVPLPTEKNVYAVIRSPHKYKDSREHFEMRTHKRLIDILDPTPKTVDALMRIDLPASVDVNIQ, encoded by the coding sequence GTGGCGGGACAAAAGATCCGCATTCGGCTGAAGGCCTACGATCACGAGGCGATCGACGCTTCTGCAAAGAAGATTGTTGAGACGGTCACCCGTACCGGTGCTCGTGTTGTTGGTCCGGTGCCGTTGCCCACCGAAAAGAACGTATACGCCGTTATTCGTTCTCCCCATAAGTACAAGGATTCTCGCGAGCACTTCGAGATGCGCACGCACAAGCGCCTGATCGACATCCTCGACCCGACGCCGAAGACGGTTGACGCTCTCATGCGCATCGACCTTCCGGCCAGCGTCGACGTGAACATTCAGTGA
- the rplD gene encoding 50S ribosomal protein L4 translates to MTNLKLDVHTAEGATAGAVELPAEIFDREVSVALMHQVVNAQLAAKRQGTHSTKTRGEVAGGGKKPFRQKGTGRARQGSIRAPHFAGGGISHGPKPRDYAQRTPKKMIKAALYGALSDRARHDRIHVVSELVPGQTPSTKSARAFIERLTDRRNVLFVVGREDINAQKSARNLPGVHILFADQLNTYDVLKSDDVVFSVEALNAFITRATGAAKEDN, encoded by the coding sequence ATGACCAATCTGAAGTTGGACGTCCACACCGCTGAGGGTGCAACCGCTGGCGCAGTTGAGCTGCCTGCAGAGATCTTCGACCGCGAAGTTTCTGTTGCTCTTATGCACCAGGTTGTTAACGCTCAGCTCGCTGCAAAGCGTCAGGGCACCCACTCCACCAAGACCCGCGGTGAGGTCGCTGGCGGCGGCAAGAAGCCGTTCCGTCAGAAGGGCACCGGTCGCGCTCGTCAGGGTTCGATCCGCGCTCCTCACTTCGCTGGTGGTGGCATCTCGCACGGCCCTAAGCCGCGCGATTACGCACAGCGTACCCCTAAGAAGATGATCAAGGCTGCTCTCTACGGCGCTCTGTCGGATCGTGCCCGCCACGACCGCATCCACGTCGTTTCCGAGCTGGTTCCTGGTCAGACTCCTTCCACCAAGTCCGCACGCGCTTTCATCGAGCGCCTGACCGACCGCCGCAACGTCTTGTTCGTTGTCGGTCGCGAGGACATCAACGCACAGAAGAGTGCTCGCAACCTGCCAGGCGTTCACATCCTGTTCGCCGACCAGCTGAACACCTACGACGTCTTGAAGTCTGACGACGTTGTGTTCTCCGTCGAGGCTCTGAATGCCTTCATCACCCGCGCTACCGGCGCGGCTAAGGAGGACAACTAA
- a CDS encoding DUF421 domain-containing protein, with protein MNEFTRLMWEQLAIEPWRIPVVMISAIGAYLGFLLLVRVFGVRVLAKMSSFDTVVIVMYGAVAGRVIIGNPPTLAAGIIGLLTLMGIEAVMGEGRRIAGLRRTFDTRPQVVMVHGKVVEDKLRRSHLAKSDLRLAIRRAGIPALNQVQLVILEPTGNLSIFREGVDIDPNLLRGVAGVDLLYP; from the coding sequence ATGAATGAATTCACCCGCTTGATGTGGGAACAGCTTGCCATCGAACCCTGGCGCATCCCCGTGGTCATGATCTCAGCGATCGGCGCTTACCTAGGCTTTCTCCTCTTGGTGCGCGTCTTCGGTGTGCGTGTATTGGCCAAGATGAGTTCCTTCGACACGGTCGTCATTGTCATGTATGGTGCGGTCGCCGGCCGTGTCATTATCGGGAACCCGCCCACATTGGCCGCCGGCATCATCGGTTTGCTCACCCTGATGGGCATTGAGGCGGTCATGGGGGAAGGGCGTCGCATCGCCGGGCTGCGCCGCACCTTCGATACCCGACCGCAGGTGGTCATGGTGCACGGAAAGGTGGTCGAAGACAAGCTCAGGCGCAGCCACCTCGCTAAGTCGGACCTACGGCTTGCCATTCGTCGGGCCGGAATTCCCGCGCTGAATCAGGTGCAGCTCGTCATCCTAGAACCCACCGGAAACCTATCCATCTTCCGCGAGGGCGTGGACATTGACCCGAATCTGCTTCGGGGGGTGGCGGGCGTCGACTTGCTGTACCCATAG